A stretch of Triticum aestivum cultivar Chinese Spring chromosome 1D, IWGSC CS RefSeq v2.1, whole genome shotgun sequence DNA encodes these proteins:
- the LOC123181010 gene encoding cyclin-dependent kinase inhibitor 4 isoform X2 gives MGKYMRKPKVSGEVAVMEVAAAPLGVRTRARALAMQRQPQGAPGAKDQGEYLELRSRKLEKLPLPPPPARRRAAAAERVEAEAEADEVSFGENVLESEAMGRGTRETTPCSLIRDSGTISTPGSTTRPSHSNSHRRVQAPARHIIPCSAEMNEFFSAAEQPQQQAFIDKYNFDPVNDCPLPGRYEWVKLD, from the exons ATGGGCAAGTACATGCGCAAGCCCAAGGTCTCCGGCGAGGTGGCCGTCATGGAGGTCGCCGCCGCGCCGCTGGGTGTCCGCACCCGCGCGCGAGCGCTCGCGATGCAGAGGCAGCCGCAGGGGGCGCCGGGGGCCAAGGACCAGGGGGAGTACCTGGAGCTCAGGAGCCGGAAGCTCGAGAAgctgcccctgccgccgccgccggcgaggaggagggcggccgcggcggagcgtgtcgaggccgaggccgaggccgacgaGGTGTCCTTCGGGGAGAACGTGCTCGAGTCGGAGGCCATGGGGAG GGGTACCAGGGAGACGACGCCCTGCAGCTTGATTAGGGACTCGGGAACGATAAGCACTCCTGGATCCACAACAAGACCAAGCCACTCGAATTCCCATCGCAGGGTGCAAGCTCCAGCGCGCCATATTATTCCATGTTCAGCAGAGATGAATGAGTTCTTCTCTGCTGCGGAGCAACCGCAACAGCAAGCCTTCATCGACAA GTACAACTTTGATCCTGTGAACGACTGTCCTCTCCCAGGCCGATACGAGTGGGTGAAGCTAGACTGA
- the LOC123181010 gene encoding cyclin-dependent kinase inhibitor 4 isoform X1 — MGKYMRKPKVSGEVAVMEVAAAPLGVRTRARALAMQRQPQGAPGAKDQGEYLELRSRKLEKLPLPPPPARRRAAAAERVEAEAEADEVSFGENVLESEAMGSRGTRETTPCSLIRDSGTISTPGSTTRPSHSNSHRRVQAPARHIIPCSAEMNEFFSAAEQPQQQAFIDKYNFDPVNDCPLPGRYEWVKLD; from the exons ATGGGCAAGTACATGCGCAAGCCCAAGGTCTCCGGCGAGGTGGCCGTCATGGAGGTCGCCGCCGCGCCGCTGGGTGTCCGCACCCGCGCGCGAGCGCTCGCGATGCAGAGGCAGCCGCAGGGGGCGCCGGGGGCCAAGGACCAGGGGGAGTACCTGGAGCTCAGGAGCCGGAAGCTCGAGAAgctgcccctgccgccgccgccggcgaggaggagggcggccgcggcggagcgtgtcgaggccgaggccgaggccgacgaGGTGTCCTTCGGGGAGAACGTGCTCGAGTCGGAGGCCATGGGGAG CAGGGGTACCAGGGAGACGACGCCCTGCAGCTTGATTAGGGACTCGGGAACGATAAGCACTCCTGGATCCACAACAAGACCAAGCCACTCGAATTCCCATCGCAGGGTGCAAGCTCCAGCGCGCCATATTATTCCATGTTCAGCAGAGATGAATGAGTTCTTCTCTGCTGCGGAGCAACCGCAACAGCAAGCCTTCATCGACAA GTACAACTTTGATCCTGTGAACGACTGTCCTCTCCCAGGCCGATACGAGTGGGTGAAGCTAGACTGA